One segment of Rhodopirellula baltica SH 1 DNA contains the following:
- a CDS encoding PEP-CTERM sorting domain-containing protein (PEP-CTERM proteins occur, often in large numbers, in the proteomes of bacteria that also encode an exosortase, a predicted intramembrane cysteine proteinase. The presence of a PEP-CTERM domain at a protein's C-terminus predicts cleavage within the sorting domain, followed by covalent anchoring to some some component of the (usually Gram-negative) cell surface. Many PEP-CTERM proteins exhibit an unusual sequence composition that includes large numbers of potential glycosylation sites. Expression of one such protein has been shown restore the ability of a bacterium to form floc, a type of biofilm.), with protein sequence MSDRRWTKIGLVSTLLWFVMAELASAATFASFSASRHDRFLGDDTLNPDFWLDHSLLTGVAVRRAVLITPLHYVTATHTGMINPTFVAADGTRHTYTAASSTVLQTTLRTDFELENGTTLMAGTVHNSDLLLVTLEAPIPASDGVTPMSVLGGGYFDMLGRSIIIQGQNSQFGSDTIDFTQTVELNTGAITESVVYRWDHPLGGGGMDELTLVGGDSGEGSFIEYGGEYVLTGTNMGIATDPDTSEKFSFNNFVSPYVDLIAAEVAADGFSITVVAVPEPSTSLAILTALGFGWARRRTKRSRLHERVTPIKPSGAKPRAGMELVDRS encoded by the coding sequence ATGTCTGATCGCCGTTGGACCAAAATCGGTCTCGTTTCCACGTTGCTGTGGTTCGTGATGGCGGAACTGGCGAGTGCGGCGACGTTTGCCAGTTTCTCCGCTTCCCGTCACGATCGTTTTTTGGGCGACGATACTCTCAATCCAGATTTCTGGTTGGATCACTCTCTGCTCACCGGCGTCGCTGTTCGGCGTGCCGTGCTGATCACCCCGTTGCACTACGTCACCGCAACTCATACGGGGATGATCAACCCAACGTTTGTTGCCGCCGATGGCACGCGGCACACTTACACGGCTGCGTCATCGACCGTGTTGCAAACAACCTTGCGAACAGACTTCGAGCTTGAGAACGGCACAACGCTCATGGCCGGAACGGTTCACAACAGCGACTTGCTGCTGGTGACATTGGAGGCCCCGATACCGGCGAGCGACGGGGTCACGCCAATGTCGGTTTTAGGAGGCGGCTACTTTGACATGCTGGGTCGGAGCATCATCATTCAAGGTCAAAACTCACAGTTCGGTTCGGATACGATCGATTTCACGCAGACGGTTGAACTGAACACCGGTGCCATCACCGAGTCGGTTGTTTACCGGTGGGATCATCCGTTGGGAGGCGGCGGCATGGATGAGCTCACCTTGGTTGGCGGTGACTCGGGTGAAGGCTCGTTCATTGAATATGGTGGCGAATATGTATTAACGGGGACCAACATGGGGATCGCCACCGACCCAGATACGTCGGAGAAATTCAGTTTCAACAACTTCGTTTCGCCCTACGTGGATTTGATTGCCGCCGAAGTCGCTGCGGATGGTTTTTCGATCACAGTCGTTGCTGTTCCCGAACCATCGACGTCGTTGGCAATCCTTACAGCCCTGGGCTTTGGTTGGGCGCGACGACGTACCAAGCGATCCCGACTGCATGAACGAGTGACGCCAATAAAACCATCAGGTGCCAAACCGCGTGCAGGTATGGAGCTCGTCGATCGTTCATGA
- a CDS encoding DUF1501 domain-containing protein, translating to MLNLTSRAKTHTCNGTTRRDFLQVGTLGMLGFGLPQLLAAEAAGAAGKNTDRKSCIMIFNLGAPSQMDTFDPKPNAPVEVRGPFKTIATRGDFELTEILPKHAEIADMFSIVRSCYHTAAAVHDAGWQMLQTGRQFTGGVNYPHAGAVVEYLQGRRTDLPAHVVLPQTMGRGGGNLPNGQAGGFLGKAYDPFALMADPSQPNFKVPDLLPPSSLPDVRIDRRRRMRDSIESHMARFESTESAKLFDANFEAAYRMMNSPEARMAFDLSKEPTSVRERYGMNRFGQCCLLARRLIEAGVRFVTINTFLTVFNEVTWDIHGSKPFTTIEGMKNIVAPMYDQAYSALITDLHDRGLLDDTMVCGLAEFGRTPKVNPAGGRDHWPQCFSCTFAGGGVVGGRAVGKSDPVGGVPADRPTNPGEIIATIFKAMDLDLHAELPGPGGRPFPLVDFGVREIKELFA from the coding sequence ATGTTGAATCTGACATCCCGTGCCAAGACTCACACATGCAACGGGACGACCCGTCGCGATTTTTTGCAGGTCGGAACCCTCGGAATGCTTGGCTTTGGGTTACCGCAACTGTTGGCTGCCGAAGCCGCCGGTGCCGCAGGAAAGAACACCGATCGAAAATCATGCATCATGATTTTCAATCTGGGGGCTCCCAGTCAGATGGACACTTTCGACCCGAAGCCGAACGCACCGGTGGAGGTTCGCGGGCCGTTTAAAACCATTGCGACTCGCGGCGATTTTGAGCTGACGGAGATCCTGCCAAAACACGCGGAGATCGCGGACATGTTTTCCATTGTTCGTTCGTGTTATCACACGGCCGCCGCCGTTCACGATGCGGGATGGCAAATGCTGCAGACGGGGCGTCAGTTCACGGGCGGCGTGAACTACCCGCATGCCGGTGCGGTTGTTGAATACCTTCAGGGACGCCGCACGGACTTGCCCGCCCATGTTGTTTTGCCGCAAACAATGGGACGGGGCGGTGGGAATCTGCCCAACGGACAAGCTGGTGGCTTTCTTGGGAAAGCTTACGATCCATTTGCGTTGATGGCGGATCCGAGCCAGCCAAACTTCAAAGTCCCTGACCTGCTGCCTCCATCGTCGCTACCGGATGTTCGCATTGATCGACGGCGGCGGATGCGTGATTCGATCGAAAGCCACATGGCTCGGTTCGAATCCACCGAGTCGGCGAAGCTGTTCGACGCCAACTTTGAAGCTGCTTATCGGATGATGAACAGCCCCGAAGCTCGCATGGCATTCGATCTTTCCAAGGAACCGACTTCGGTCCGTGAACGTTATGGCATGAACCGCTTCGGTCAATGCTGCTTGCTAGCTCGCCGTCTGATTGAAGCCGGCGTGCGGTTCGTCACCATCAACACTTTTTTGACGGTCTTCAATGAAGTCACTTGGGACATCCATGGCAGCAAACCGTTCACGACCATTGAAGGCATGAAAAACATTGTGGCTCCCATGTATGACCAAGCCTACTCGGCATTGATCACTGATCTGCACGATCGCGGTTTGCTCGACGACACCATGGTTTGTGGGCTGGCCGAGTTTGGACGCACCCCCAAAGTCAATCCGGCGGGAGGACGAGATCACTGGCCACAGTGTTTCTCATGCACGTTCGCGGGTGGCGGCGTGGTCGGAGGAAGAGCGGTTGGGAAGTCGGACCCGGTCGGCGGCGTTCCCGCGGATCGCCCGACCAACCCCGGCGAGATCATCGCAACGATCTTCAAAGCAATGGATCTGGATCTGCACGCGGAATTGCCCGGTCCCGGCGGGCGTCCGTTCCCGCTGGTTGACTTCGGCGTTCGAGAGATCAAGGAGCTGTTCGCGTGA
- a CDS encoding DUF1553 domain-containing protein: MKSSFHLTVFCTLGMLAATLFTNSIANADSHESVVLLPEQLELSHAGDLQRLSVATWQDGIAGATIDEVAIESSDPSIVKVVGQTLHAVSGGTATVTATTTDGRTTAKEVTVGGTKTPHQWSFRNDVQSVLAKQGCNMGACHGALAGKGGFVLSLRGYDSDADFHSITRQARGRRIEMADPGRSLLLAKPTGALPHKGGLRLDTNSRDYEILAQWIANGAEAPSEDDALIEKITVTPENAKLHPGDHSQVLVTAHYDDGTSRDVTHWSQFTATDEAVAGVDESGRVQINGSGEAAVLVWYASKVALARMTVPYPNEFAAEVYASAPRRNFIDDLNLQQLQTLQLPPSEPCDDETFLRRATLDTIGRLPTQSEREQYFSAPEHQRRDALIDQLLAAESFTDYWSYKWSDLLVINGNKLRPVAVKSYYDWLHDSVRTNKPWDVLVREILTSTGSSATNGATNFFAVNQTPEDMTESACQSFLGLSIGCAKCHNHPLEKWTNDQYYAMANLFSRVRAKGWGGDSRNGDGVRQLYVSTSGELVQPNLGKAQPPAPLDSEPMAFDDPRDRREVLAEWLTDPANPYFARSITNRIWANFFGRGLVEQVDDLRLSNPASNEDLLNAASKHLSDSGFDLKTLMRTILQSETYQRSSLTVEGNREDPKYLSHYAPRRLMAEVLLDSMDQVLGTSTSFTEIAFAGADKQKTDFYKAGTRAIELYDSAVDSYFLKTFGRNPREIVCECERDAEPSMVQVLHLSNGETLNPKLNDPASLPSLAAAEKWDRDEYLDTLFQRALSRVPTAAERQSLGAVMDEYEDDQATAMRDVAWSVLTSVEFTYNH; encoded by the coding sequence GTGAAAAGTTCATTCCATCTGACCGTCTTTTGCACGTTGGGGATGTTGGCCGCAACGCTATTCACCAACTCAATCGCGAATGCAGACTCGCATGAGTCGGTGGTTTTGTTGCCAGAGCAACTTGAGCTCTCACATGCAGGTGACTTGCAACGATTATCAGTTGCCACTTGGCAAGACGGAATTGCCGGTGCAACGATTGACGAAGTCGCCATCGAGTCGTCTGACCCGAGCATCGTCAAAGTCGTCGGTCAAACCTTGCACGCGGTTTCCGGTGGGACCGCGACGGTGACGGCCACCACGACCGACGGAAGGACCACCGCGAAGGAAGTGACGGTCGGTGGCACGAAAACGCCTCATCAATGGAGCTTTCGAAACGACGTGCAAAGCGTGTTGGCAAAGCAGGGATGCAACATGGGTGCGTGCCATGGTGCGTTGGCCGGCAAGGGCGGGTTCGTGCTGTCACTTCGTGGGTACGACAGCGACGCGGATTTTCATTCCATCACTCGGCAAGCCCGCGGGCGCCGAATTGAAATGGCCGATCCTGGCCGCAGTTTGCTGCTTGCCAAACCAACGGGAGCCCTGCCACACAAAGGCGGCCTGCGTCTGGATACGAATTCGCGAGACTATGAGATCTTGGCCCAGTGGATTGCCAATGGTGCGGAGGCTCCTTCCGAAGACGATGCTTTGATTGAAAAGATCACGGTGACTCCGGAGAACGCCAAACTGCATCCAGGTGACCACTCCCAGGTCCTCGTGACGGCTCACTACGACGATGGCACCTCGCGGGATGTGACTCATTGGTCGCAATTCACGGCCACCGATGAAGCGGTGGCGGGTGTGGATGAATCCGGCCGAGTGCAGATCAATGGAAGCGGCGAAGCAGCGGTGCTGGTTTGGTATGCCAGCAAAGTCGCTCTGGCGAGAATGACGGTGCCATATCCGAATGAGTTTGCCGCGGAAGTTTACGCGTCAGCGCCGCGTCGCAATTTCATCGATGATCTGAACCTGCAGCAGCTTCAAACGCTTCAGTTGCCGCCGTCTGAACCTTGCGATGACGAGACATTTCTTCGTCGTGCCACCTTGGACACGATCGGGCGATTGCCAACCCAGTCGGAACGTGAGCAGTATTTCTCTGCACCCGAACACCAACGCCGTGATGCGTTGATTGACCAATTGTTGGCGGCGGAATCCTTCACCGATTATTGGTCTTACAAATGGTCGGATCTGCTGGTCATCAACGGGAACAAGCTTCGTCCGGTGGCGGTCAAGTCGTATTACGATTGGCTCCACGACAGTGTCCGCACGAATAAACCGTGGGACGTTTTGGTTCGCGAAATACTGACGTCCACCGGCAGCAGTGCCACCAACGGTGCCACGAACTTTTTCGCGGTCAATCAAACGCCGGAGGATATGACCGAAAGCGCGTGCCAGTCCTTTTTGGGATTGTCGATTGGGTGTGCGAAGTGTCACAACCATCCACTCGAGAAATGGACGAACGATCAATACTACGCCATGGCGAACCTGTTTTCGCGAGTCCGGGCGAAGGGATGGGGCGGAGATTCGCGAAACGGCGATGGCGTGCGACAATTGTATGTTTCGACGTCCGGTGAACTGGTGCAACCCAATCTTGGAAAAGCCCAGCCGCCCGCTCCGCTCGATTCCGAACCGATGGCCTTTGACGACCCACGCGATCGACGCGAAGTCTTGGCGGAATGGTTGACTGATCCAGCCAATCCCTATTTTGCGAGATCAATCACCAATCGCATCTGGGCGAACTTTTTTGGGCGAGGGCTTGTCGAACAAGTCGATGATTTAAGGCTCAGCAATCCTGCTAGCAACGAAGACCTGCTCAACGCGGCGTCCAAGCACTTGAGTGATTCTGGTTTCGATCTGAAGACGTTGATGCGGACGATCTTGCAGAGCGAGACTTATCAGCGGAGCAGTTTGACGGTCGAGGGAAATCGCGAAGATCCAAAGTATCTGAGCCACTACGCACCTCGGCGGTTGATGGCGGAGGTGTTGCTCGATTCGATGGATCAAGTCCTAGGCACATCGACCTCGTTCACCGAGATCGCTTTTGCGGGAGCCGACAAGCAGAAGACGGATTTCTACAAGGCTGGAACACGGGCGATTGAGCTCTACGATTCCGCGGTGGATTCGTATTTCCTAAAAACCTTCGGTCGCAATCCTCGCGAGATTGTTTGTGAATGCGAGCGTGACGCGGAACCATCAATGGTTCAGGTTCTTCATCTGTCCAATGGTGAAACACTGAATCCCAAACTGAATGATCCGGCCAGTTTGCCGAGCCTCGCGGCAGCGGAAAAGTGGGATCGTGACGAGTATCTCGACACCTTGTTTCAAAGGGCGTTGTCTCGAGTCCCAACGGCGGCGGAACGTCAATCACTGGGGGCGGTGATGGATGAATACGAAGATGACCAAGCCACCGCGATGCGAGACGTCGCCTGGAGCGTTTTGACGAGCGTCGAGTTCACCTACAACCATTGA
- a CDS encoding WD40 repeat domain-containing protein, whose protein sequence is MRTHCIYLLLAVCCSSMNAHAVDFVEDVAPILQTYCTGCHAEDDAQGGLAMDTHAALLRGGDSGLALTPGVVSSSRMFLMASGKLEPVMPPDDMEGPSEEELAILADWIEQGAQGPDGEMPIRRDLKTPKIATSADANLPVTAIARSNDGAWQATAKFGAITLVNVASGESKEVANPWGKVNSLQFSGDSTQLLAASGLTGGYGQATLFHVADGSVLKELVGHRDVLYAAEFSPDGKRIATAGYDRKILIWDTSTGEVVQELLGHNGAIFGLAFSPDGTLLISACADETVKVWEVATGQRLDTLSQPEGEVNRVLFSKDGRWMLAGGADNRLRVWKLVSKTEAAINPIVQTRFVDESPISGMALTPDGRGLVIVSEAGNAKVLRTDDWSVVGAMEPLGETPSDLFVSKDGTSVTIGLMDGRVVKRVLPEIVPRDSGPRRTTLEPVYLDLGPLVSLDESSLDFTDGVADVRRGCEVIGSLTTRGEQDCYRFSARRGETWMIEADATSGDLDPKIVLLDEAGQPLLRTRLQAVRDTYFTFRGKNSGQVNDFRLFGWQEIGLNQYLYSSGEVTRTWRHPRGPDSGFDVYPGAGNRHTYFGTTHTTHALGEPAYVVRELGLEEEPEPNGLPVFDVFYENDDDPSRVAGESSRLDFVAPRDGNFTVCVGDTRGHFEDDFLYRLRIRPAAPSYSASIGKMNASLPPGAGRKIDLNVQRIDGFDGPITFELDDLPSGWHSNFPVVVEANQYSAEGAIFVPSGTKPPAEPVDLRVTATAEILDRRVERDAGTIKGLTVGTPPSVIPMIQPIDRNVPENEDWTLVIPRGTTVSARIVLRRGKDAKGNVNNGEIRFGGEGSGHNASHGVYVDNIGLSGLLVLPDENERELFITADPVAALGKRSLFLISANDGGVASFPITIDVQDATTLSASAD, encoded by the coding sequence ATGAGAACTCACTGCATCTATTTGTTGTTGGCTGTTTGCTGTTCCTCGATGAACGCTCATGCGGTCGACTTTGTCGAAGACGTGGCACCGATTCTGCAAACGTATTGCACCGGTTGTCACGCCGAAGATGATGCGCAAGGTGGATTGGCGATGGACACGCACGCTGCCTTGCTCCGCGGTGGGGACTCAGGATTGGCACTCACCCCGGGAGTTGTGTCGAGCAGCCGAATGTTTTTGATGGCGTCGGGCAAGCTCGAACCGGTGATGCCACCGGATGACATGGAAGGACCAAGCGAAGAAGAACTCGCGATTTTGGCCGATTGGATCGAGCAAGGTGCCCAGGGGCCGGACGGCGAAATGCCGATTCGTCGGGATCTGAAGACACCGAAGATTGCTACTTCTGCTGATGCGAATTTGCCGGTCACCGCGATTGCTCGGTCCAACGATGGTGCCTGGCAGGCGACTGCAAAGTTTGGGGCAATCACCTTGGTGAACGTCGCCAGCGGCGAATCGAAAGAGGTCGCGAATCCCTGGGGCAAAGTCAATTCGTTGCAGTTCAGTGGTGATAGCACGCAATTGCTGGCTGCATCGGGGCTGACCGGCGGATACGGACAAGCGACCTTGTTCCATGTTGCTGATGGCAGCGTGCTCAAGGAATTGGTGGGGCATCGTGACGTTTTGTACGCAGCCGAGTTTTCGCCCGATGGAAAGCGAATTGCAACGGCGGGCTACGATCGGAAAATTTTGATTTGGGACACGAGCACCGGCGAGGTCGTCCAGGAATTGCTCGGGCACAACGGCGCGATCTTTGGTCTCGCGTTTTCTCCCGATGGCACGCTGCTCATCTCGGCTTGCGCTGACGAAACGGTCAAGGTTTGGGAGGTGGCAACGGGCCAGCGGCTGGACACTCTCAGCCAACCGGAAGGCGAAGTGAATCGCGTGTTGTTCTCAAAGGACGGACGATGGATGTTGGCAGGTGGCGCCGACAATCGTCTGAGAGTTTGGAAGTTGGTTTCGAAGACAGAGGCTGCGATCAACCCGATTGTGCAAACCCGGTTTGTCGATGAGTCTCCGATATCGGGGATGGCGCTGACTCCCGATGGTCGCGGTTTGGTGATCGTCAGTGAAGCGGGCAATGCAAAGGTGCTTCGAACCGATGATTGGTCCGTCGTGGGGGCAATGGAGCCCTTGGGGGAAACACCCAGCGATCTGTTCGTGTCGAAGGATGGGACCAGTGTCACCATCGGCTTGATGGATGGGCGTGTTGTGAAACGCGTCCTCCCCGAGATCGTCCCGCGAGACTCTGGGCCGCGGCGCACAACGTTGGAACCGGTTTACTTGGATTTGGGGCCGCTGGTTTCTTTGGACGAGTCCAGTCTCGACTTCACCGATGGTGTTGCGGATGTGCGGCGTGGTTGCGAAGTCATTGGATCGCTGACAACGAGAGGCGAACAAGACTGCTATCGATTCTCCGCTCGTCGTGGCGAAACGTGGATGATCGAAGCGGATGCGACGTCGGGGGACCTTGATCCGAAGATCGTCTTATTGGATGAGGCTGGCCAACCGCTGCTTCGAACTAGGCTGCAAGCGGTTCGAGACACCTACTTCACATTTCGCGGCAAGAACAGCGGCCAAGTCAACGACTTTCGATTGTTTGGATGGCAAGAAATTGGTCTGAACCAATACCTCTATTCCAGTGGCGAAGTCACCAGGACATGGCGACACCCGCGCGGTCCCGACTCGGGCTTTGACGTGTATCCCGGAGCCGGAAATCGACACACCTACTTCGGCACGACCCACACGACTCATGCGCTGGGTGAACCCGCCTATGTCGTTCGAGAGTTGGGGCTGGAAGAGGAACCAGAGCCCAACGGATTGCCCGTGTTCGATGTGTTCTATGAAAACGACGATGATCCGAGCCGCGTCGCGGGTGAGTCCAGTCGCTTGGATTTCGTTGCCCCACGCGATGGGAACTTTACCGTTTGTGTTGGCGATACCCGCGGGCACTTTGAGGACGATTTTCTGTATCGACTGCGGATTCGACCGGCGGCCCCATCCTATTCGGCATCGATTGGCAAGATGAACGCTAGCCTTCCGCCGGGGGCCGGTCGCAAGATTGACTTGAACGTTCAGCGGATCGACGGGTTCGATGGGCCAATCACGTTTGAGCTGGACGATTTGCCATCAGGCTGGCACTCGAATTTTCCTGTGGTGGTCGAAGCCAACCAATACTCCGCAGAAGGTGCGATCTTTGTTCCCAGCGGAACGAAACCGCCCGCCGAGCCAGTGGATTTGCGTGTCACTGCGACGGCGGAGATTTTGGATCGCCGCGTTGAACGAGATGCGGGAACGATCAAGGGTTTGACCGTTGGCACACCACCGAGCGTGATTCCGATGATCCAACCGATCGATCGGAACGTTCCTGAAAACGAAGATTGGACGCTCGTGATTCCGCGTGGCACAACCGTATCCGCTCGGATCGTGCTGCGACGCGGCAAGGATGCGAAAGGCAACGTTAACAACGGCGAGATCCGGTTTGGCGGTGAGGGCAGCGGCCACAATGCGTCCCATGGTGTCTATGTCGACAACATTGGGTTAAGCGGTTTGCTGGTTCTGCCGGATGAAAATGAGCGTGAGTTGTTCATCACGGCTGATCCGGTTGCGGCATTGGGAAAACGATCGTTGTTTTTGATTTCAGCGAACGATGGCGGTGTGGCTAGCTTTCCCATCACAATCGATGTTCAAGATGCAACCACGCTGAGTGCTTCCGCAGATTGA
- a CDS encoding alpha/beta hydrolase: protein MKTTGLAERNWFWGITLTAVMMSATCVCTNCFGTEPSDVLPVWPSDPPKWDAPTEPESDFTKPTDNQVGGKRLIRLGNVSTPEMHVFPAKDANGNPSKTIMVICPGGGFSILAWDLEGTEIADQLVAGGVTSVVLKYRVPTRTMEPKWKPPVQDIQRAIALIRAGKVTGDIPEKVGVMGFSAGGHAACRSATILERQYDAIDDADQEIRLPDFACLIYPAWLVKKDSPKDLDGFEINENSPPMFLVHGEDDRLTVMNCVTVFSKLHEAGVPSALHVFTGSGHGFGGRMDGRADDLWPELCLRWLRDENLLKGK from the coding sequence ATGAAAACGACTGGCTTGGCCGAACGAAATTGGTTTTGGGGCATCACTCTGACCGCTGTGATGATGTCCGCCACTTGTGTCTGCACAAACTGTTTTGGAACTGAACCCAGCGACGTTCTCCCGGTTTGGCCTTCGGATCCACCGAAGTGGGACGCACCGACCGAACCGGAAAGCGACTTCACAAAGCCGACAGACAACCAAGTTGGTGGTAAACGATTGATTCGTCTCGGCAATGTGTCCACACCGGAGATGCATGTTTTTCCCGCCAAAGATGCAAACGGCAATCCATCGAAGACCATCATGGTCATCTGTCCCGGAGGAGGCTTTTCAATCCTGGCTTGGGATTTGGAGGGAACCGAAATTGCCGATCAGTTGGTGGCGGGCGGCGTGACCAGCGTTGTTTTGAAGTATCGCGTTCCGACTCGCACAATGGAACCAAAATGGAAGCCACCTGTTCAAGACATCCAGCGGGCCATCGCTCTGATTCGAGCCGGCAAAGTCACCGGCGATATTCCGGAGAAGGTCGGCGTGATGGGTTTTTCCGCTGGCGGCCACGCTGCATGTCGTTCTGCCACGATCTTGGAACGTCAGTACGATGCAATCGATGACGCAGATCAAGAGATTCGCCTGCCCGATTTTGCCTGTCTGATCTATCCTGCCTGGCTGGTTAAGAAAGACTCGCCCAAAGATTTGGACGGGTTTGAAATCAACGAGAACTCGCCACCGATGTTCTTGGTCCACGGCGAAGACGACCGACTGACCGTCATGAACTGCGTGACCGTTTTTAGCAAACTTCATGAAGCCGGTGTTCCATCGGCACTGCATGTCTTCACGGGCAGCGGCCATGGTTTTGGCGGACGCATGGATGGTCGAGCGGACGATCTTTGGCCTGAACTCTGTTTGCGTTGGCTGCGTGACGAAAACCTTCTCAAGGGAAAATGA